The Lates calcarifer isolate ASB-BC8 linkage group LG6, TLL_Latcal_v3, whole genome shotgun sequence genome includes a region encoding these proteins:
- the ahcyl1 gene encoding S-adenosylhomocysteine hydrolase-like protein 1 isoform X3 — translation MAHKHGHGRERIQFANTEDKQEFTKYPTKAGRRSLSRSISQSSTDSYSSAASYTDSSDDETSPRDKAQVNTHGSSDFCVKNIKQAEFGRREIEIAEQDMSALISLRKRAQGEKPLAGAKIVGCTHITAQTAVLIETLVALGAQCRWTACNIYSTQNEVAAALAETGVPVFAWKGESEDDFWWCIDRCVNTEGWQANMILDDGGDLTHWVYKKYPSVFKKVRGIVEESVTGVHRLYQLSKAGKLCVPAMNVNDSVTKQKFDNLYCCRESILDGLKRTTDIMFGGKQVVVCGYGEVGKGCCTALKALGAIVCITEIDPICALQACMDGFRVVKLSEVIRQMDVVITCTGNKNVVTREQLDRMKNGCIVCNMGHSNTEIDVASLRSPELTWERVRSQVDHIIWPDGKRVVLLAEGRLLNLSCSTVPTFVLSITATTQALALIELFNAPEGRYKQDVYLLPKKMDEYVASLHLPNFDAHLTELSDEQAKYMGLNKNGPFKPNYYRY, via the exons ATGGCACACAAACATGGGCACGGGAGAGAAAGG aTCCAGTTTGcaaacacagaagacaaacaggaatTCACTAAGTACCCCACCAAGGCAGGCCgtcgctctctctctcggtcCATCTCGCAGTCCTCCACAGACAGCTACAGCTCAG CTGCGTCCTACACCGACAGCTCTGATGATGAAACTTCCCCCCGGGACAAAGCCCAGGTCAACACCCACGGCAGCAGTGACTTTTGTGTGAAGAACATCAAGCAGGCTGAATTTGGCCGCCGCGAAATCGAGATTGCCGAACAAG ACATGTCTGCCCTGATCTCCTTGAGGAAGAGAGCCCAAGGGGAGAAGCCACTGGCTGGGGCGAAGATAGTAGGCTGTACCCACATCACTGCTCAGACAGCA GTCCTGATTGAAACCCTGGTAGCCCTCGGGGCCCAGTGTCGCTGGACTGCCTGTAACATCTACTCCACTCAGAATGAGGTGGCTGCTGCTCTTGCTGAAACAG GAGTACCTGTGTTTGCATGGAAGGGTGAGTCAGAGGATGACTTCTGGTGGTGCATCGATCGCTGTGTCAACACCGAGGGCTGGCAGGCCAATATG ATCCTGGATGATGGCGGAGACTTAACTCACTGGGTGTACAAGAAGTACCCCAGCGTCTTCAAGAAGGTCCGAGGCATCGTGGAGGAGAGTGTCACTGGGGTGCACAG ATTGTACCAGTTGTCCAAGGCTGGCAAGCTGTGTGTCCCTGCCATGAACGTGAACGACTCAGTCACCAAGCAGAAATTCGACAACCTTTACTGCTGCCGTGAATCTATCCTGGATGG CTTGAAGAGGACCACAGATATAATGTTTGGAGGCAAACAAGTTGTCGTGTGTGGTTATGGAGAG GTGGGGAAAGGCTGCTGCACTGCTCTTAAAGCCCTTGGAGCCATTGTGTGCATCACTGAGATTGACCCCATCTGTGCCCTGCAGGCATG CATGGACGGATTCCGAGTGGTCAAGCTGAGTGAGGTCATCCGGCAGATGGACGTGGTGATAACTTGCACTG GCAACAAGAATGTCGTTACCAGAGAACAGCTCGACCGAATGAAGAACGGCTGCATCGTCTGCAATATGGGACACTCTAATACTGAGATTGATGTG GCAAGTCTGCGCAGCCCTGAGCTGACCTGGGAGAGGGTTCGCTCTCAGGTTGACCACATCATCTGGCCAGATGGGAAGAGAGTTGTTCTGCTGGCAGAG GGTCGCCTCTTAAATCTGAGCTGCTCCACAGTGCCTACGTTTGTGTTGTCCATCACTGCTACAACTCAG GCCCTGGCCCTGATTGAGTTGTTCAATGCTCCAGAGGGACGTTACAAACAGGACGTATATCTCCTGCCCAAGAAGATGG ATGAGTATGTGGCCAGTTTGCACCTACCAAACTTTGATGCCCACCTGACAGAGCTGTCAGATGAGCAGGCCAAGTACATGGGCCTCAACAAGAATGGCCCCTTCAAACCTAATTATTACAG GTATTAA